In one window of Paucibacter aquatile DNA:
- a CDS encoding response regulator transcription factor — protein sequence MNLLLAEDDAILADALTVQLRRSGFEVEHAPNGAVAEYLLLKNPFDIAILDLGLPMVDGLTVLKRLRAARRGLPVLVLTALDSLDDRVSGLNAGADDYLTKPFDFPELQARLHALLRRGRPVAAAGQDLAQLSFDRAARRASVQGEALELSPREWLLLDLLLQERDRVVTKEQIVAAWAQDRGENGGGNSVEVYIHRLRRKLEGSGLQIRTVRGLGYLLEAESSAGGAPATP from the coding sequence ATGAACCTTCTGCTTGCTGAAGACGATGCCATCCTGGCCGATGCCCTGACCGTGCAACTGCGGCGCAGCGGCTTCGAGGTCGAACATGCGCCCAATGGCGCCGTGGCCGAGTACCTCCTGCTCAAGAACCCGTTTGACATCGCCATCCTCGACCTGGGCCTGCCCATGGTCGACGGCCTGACCGTGCTCAAGCGCCTGCGCGCGGCGCGCCGCGGCCTGCCGGTGTTGGTGCTGACCGCGCTGGACAGCCTGGACGACCGCGTCTCCGGCCTGAACGCCGGCGCCGACGATTACCTGACCAAGCCCTTTGATTTCCCGGAACTGCAGGCGCGGCTCCATGCCCTGCTGCGCCGGGGGCGGCCGGTGGCGGCCGCGGGGCAAGACCTGGCACAGCTGAGCTTTGACCGCGCCGCGCGGCGCGCCAGCGTGCAAGGCGAAGCCCTGGAGCTGAGCCCGCGTGAATGGCTGCTGCTGGACCTGCTGCTGCAGGAGCGTGACCGCGTGGTCACCAAGGAGCAGATCGTGGCCGCCTGGGCGCAAGACCGGGGCGAGAACGGTGGCGGCAATTCCGTCGAGGTCTACATCCACCGCCTGCGTCGCAAACTGGAAGGCTCGGGCCTGCAGATCCGCACCGTGCGGGGTCTCGGTTATTTGCTGGAGGCAGAAAGCAGTGCCGGCGGCGCACCCGCCACGCCATGA
- a CDS encoding TonB-dependent receptor, which translates to MKNSPQFSSACRPGAAWQIRPVAAACASLLFAAQAAQAQLAPPAAPASAPAQAQPTADGRQQLEAVVVSGIRRGIEASVASKRNSDSIVEVISAEDIGKLPDVSIADSLSRLPGLTAQRVDGRAQGIQVRGLAGNYAGTLLNGREMVSTSDNRGVEFDQFPSELLSAVKVYKTPDASLVGQGLAGTIDMQTVRPLNFGSRQLVLSGRAENNSNGQVTPGPGANGKRLSASYIDQFADRTIGLAVGFAHLDSPGQETHYKSWWWADTGPWGDQVPGVPKGVATLNGFEDTVTASKQVRNGLMAALEYKPNDRFHSVLDLYYSKFEQRRNYRALMSNLGATWNAATEPVYSNVKVGEVNGDQFVTQATIGNLKPVHLSQYNTRDDDIAAFGWNNKWKLGDSWVAAADLSYSRAKRQEQFMELSAGAPGTTSLDINVQTGSGISQVTTQFNYADPNKLLLSDPGGWGRDGRSNYPMSKDEIKALRLSAKRELTGVFSSMELGLNLNERVKNVDMVEYQLNLKNNRAPIAVPASFLLGNSSLGFGGIPAILSYDVMGVKDALYTQTEIGADQTFARHYGVSEKVNTAYVQGNIDTSLFGHPLRGNLGLQYVRTQQESNGFVWDGSKAVPITGGTSYGQWLPSLNLVSELPANTIVRFGLARSNARPRMNDMRAGFTGVGVDATTKTWNGSGGNPTLKPWLADSVDLAFEKYIGKRSYLSYAIFHKHLLNFIGSGTVQYDFTGFPNTGKPPVVPISNIGNLTTLQNGNGGMVAGYEVAASLEAAMLTPALDGFGVVLSYSNTRSNLNDDGFKNGIDGLSGVVRSMTGYYEKNGFSFRVSQRYRSDYSAKTRGIFYSEAISNINSEKVTDMQIGYSFESGSFKGLGLLLQVNNLTDEPYRTSVSVGNAKNPDNLMPERYTTYGRQILLGASYKF; encoded by the coding sequence ATGAAGAATTCCCCGCAGTTCAGCTCAGCGTGCCGGCCCGGTGCCGCTTGGCAGATTCGTCCCGTCGCCGCCGCCTGCGCCAGCCTGCTGTTTGCAGCCCAGGCGGCCCAAGCTCAGCTGGCCCCGCCAGCCGCTCCGGCCTCGGCGCCCGCCCAAGCCCAGCCCACGGCCGATGGCCGCCAGCAGCTGGAGGCGGTGGTCGTCAGCGGCATCCGTCGCGGCATCGAAGCCTCGGTGGCCTCCAAGCGCAACTCCGATTCCATCGTCGAGGTGATCTCGGCCGAGGACATTGGCAAGCTGCCCGATGTGAGCATCGCCGACTCGCTCTCGCGCCTGCCGGGCCTGACCGCCCAACGCGTCGACGGCCGCGCTCAAGGCATCCAGGTGCGTGGTCTGGCGGGCAACTATGCCGGCACCTTGCTCAACGGTCGCGAGATGGTCAGCACCAGCGACAACCGCGGTGTGGAGTTCGACCAGTTCCCGTCCGAACTGCTGAGCGCCGTCAAGGTTTACAAGACGCCCGACGCCAGCTTGGTGGGCCAGGGCCTGGCCGGAACCATCGACATGCAGACGGTGCGCCCGCTCAACTTCGGCAGCCGCCAGCTGGTGCTCAGCGGCCGCGCCGAGAACAACTCCAATGGCCAGGTCACGCCTGGGCCGGGCGCCAATGGCAAGCGCCTGAGCGCTTCCTACATCGATCAGTTTGCCGACCGCACCATCGGCCTGGCCGTGGGCTTCGCCCACCTCGATTCACCGGGGCAGGAAACGCACTACAAATCCTGGTGGTGGGCCGATACCGGCCCCTGGGGCGACCAGGTGCCTGGCGTGCCCAAGGGCGTGGCCACGCTCAACGGTTTTGAAGACACGGTGACGGCCTCCAAGCAGGTGCGCAATGGCCTGATGGCGGCGCTCGAGTACAAGCCGAATGACCGATTCCACAGCGTGCTCGATCTGTACTACAGCAAGTTCGAACAGCGCCGCAACTACCGCGCCCTGATGTCGAATCTCGGCGCCACCTGGAATGCGGCCACCGAGCCGGTCTACTCCAATGTCAAGGTCGGCGAGGTCAATGGCGACCAGTTCGTGACCCAGGCCACCATCGGCAATCTGAAGCCGGTGCATTTGAGCCAGTACAACACCCGCGACGACGACATCGCCGCCTTTGGCTGGAACAACAAATGGAAGCTGGGCGACAGCTGGGTGGCGGCGGCCGACCTCAGCTACTCGCGAGCCAAGCGCCAGGAACAGTTCATGGAGTTGAGCGCCGGTGCTCCCGGCACCACCTCGCTGGACATCAATGTGCAGACCGGCAGCGGCATCTCCCAGGTCACCACGCAATTCAACTATGCCGACCCGAACAAGCTGCTGCTCAGCGACCCGGGCGGTTGGGGGCGCGATGGCCGCAGCAATTACCCAATGTCCAAGGACGAGATCAAGGCCCTGCGCCTCTCGGCCAAGCGCGAGCTGACGGGTGTCTTCAGCAGCATGGAGCTGGGCCTGAACCTGAATGAGCGGGTCAAGAACGTGGACATGGTCGAGTATCAGCTCAACCTGAAGAACAACCGCGCGCCGATTGCCGTGCCGGCCAGCTTTCTGCTGGGCAACAGCTCCCTGGGATTCGGTGGCATTCCGGCCATCCTGTCCTATGACGTGATGGGCGTGAAGGATGCGCTCTACACCCAGACCGAGATCGGCGCCGATCAGACATTTGCCCGCCACTATGGTGTGTCCGAGAAGGTCAACACCGCCTATGTTCAAGGCAATATCGACACCAGCCTGTTTGGTCACCCGCTGCGCGGAAATCTGGGTCTGCAGTATGTGCGCACCCAGCAGGAGTCCAATGGCTTTGTCTGGGACGGCAGCAAGGCCGTGCCCATCACCGGTGGCACGAGCTACGGCCAATGGCTGCCCAGCCTGAACCTGGTGTCGGAGTTGCCGGCCAACACCATTGTTCGTTTTGGCCTGGCACGCTCCAACGCCCGCCCGCGCATGAATGACATGCGTGCCGGCTTCACCGGCGTGGGCGTGGACGCGACCACCAAGACCTGGAACGGCAGCGGCGGCAACCCGACCCTCAAGCCCTGGCTGGCCGATTCGGTGGATCTGGCTTTCGAGAAGTACATCGGCAAGCGCAGCTATCTGTCCTACGCCATCTTCCACAAACACTTGCTGAACTTCATCGGCTCGGGCACGGTGCAGTACGACTTCACCGGCTTCCCCAACACCGGCAAGCCGCCCGTGGTGCCGATCAGCAATATCGGCAACCTGACCACCTTGCAGAACGGCAATGGCGGCATGGTGGCCGGCTATGAGGTGGCAGCCTCGCTGGAAGCGGCCATGCTGACGCCAGCCCTCGACGGCTTCGGCGTGGTGCTGAGCTACTCCAACACCCGCAGCAATCTGAACGACGACGGCTTCAAGAACGGCATCGATGGGTTGTCCGGCGTGGTGCGCAGCATGACGGGCTACTACGAGAAGAACGGCTTCTCGTTCCGTGTCAGCCAGCGTTATCGCTCGGACTACAGTGCCAAGACGCGCGGCATCTTCTACTCCGAGGCGATCAGCAATATCAACTCGGAAAAGGTGACTGATATGCAGATCGGCTACAGCTTCGAGAGCGGCAGCTTCAAGGGCCTGGGTCTGCTGCTGCAGGTCAACAACCTGACCGATGAGCCCTATCGCACCAGCGTCAGCGTCGGCAATGCCAAGAACCCAGACAACCTGATGCCCGAGCGCTACACGACCTACGGCCGCCAAATCTTGCTGGGCGCGAGCTACAAGTTCTGA
- a CDS encoding cellulase family glycosylhydrolase, with translation MTPILPRRSVAAVQGAIPVLCLMAVLALPACGGGASGGSPVTPEPSVPVEEGLTFLHAQGAQWVKASGTPVALKGTNLGNWLVQEFWMMEQGAAGVVDQCTLEAKLSERFGRAEKERLIALFRDNWMKERDWDQLKAFGFNLVRLPILWSVIEDEAQPKTLRADAWKYLDGAIAEAKKRGIYVILDLHGAVGGQTPNDHTGCSGQNKYWSSSEYQDRTKWLWEQIATRYKDEPVVAAYDPLNEPWGSTPEDMAARVTELYQSIRKVDSKHIVMLPSHYGNIEVYGDPAAKGMSNVAFELHPYPGLFGDRPNDSVYDIHRDWLRCGPQGQGGICEWSKKITTLKTPLLMGEFQPWQGAGLELGGKLGRATYDSYAAKGFAATSWSYKIVSAQGGHGRGTWGLVTNAVDSSKDSGLGLLAKASSWDCAGWNSSLAKACARSPVSIKVGGSGAKTFYLVVKTGATGNGRPDVSYDKLSLVNEATQTEVLSNGGFGSSQGWTPLKISGSLNLDFNARDAGQTPTGGEGAVLRVTRPAGVSGDINGAIVQAVTLQGGQSYRFSGVFKDNGSVETWAEIYLLAQPPVEGKDVLEPSLKLDFNTASLAEIETLFKSFGSQALEPHPGLLQQLKGAGTTLYTLPARPTALKLSTSGAGVSLSWAANTEADLSGYKVYRSTQPGDSAKAVLLAEGLKTPAYLDSTAQPGQRYFYTVTATDHEDESYRSDELGTKSEAVALPARIEAEDYTAMSGIQLEDCNDVGGGKNVGHFEPDRFIEFKVSVASAANFVIDYRLASANGSSGFEVWLGESKLDSLAVPNTGGWQTWKTYSSPAIRIPAGTHSLRIKSVGKEWNINYIEVKAAN, from the coding sequence ATGACACCGATCCTTCCCCGTCGTTCTGTCGCCGCAGTCCAGGGCGCCATTCCTGTTTTGTGCCTCATGGCGGTGCTGGCTTTGCCGGCCTGCGGTGGCGGCGCTTCGGGCGGCAGCCCGGTGACACCCGAGCCGAGCGTACCGGTCGAGGAGGGCCTCACCTTCCTGCATGCCCAGGGCGCGCAATGGGTCAAGGCCAGTGGCACGCCGGTCGCCCTCAAGGGCACCAATCTGGGCAACTGGTTGGTTCAGGAGTTCTGGATGATGGAGCAGGGCGCCGCCGGTGTGGTGGACCAGTGCACGCTGGAGGCCAAGCTGAGTGAGCGTTTCGGCCGCGCCGAAAAGGAGCGCTTGATCGCGCTGTTTCGCGACAACTGGATGAAGGAACGCGACTGGGACCAGCTCAAGGCCTTTGGCTTCAACCTCGTGCGCCTGCCGATTCTCTGGAGCGTGATCGAGGACGAGGCCCAGCCCAAGACTCTGCGCGCCGATGCCTGGAAGTACTTGGACGGGGCGATTGCCGAGGCCAAGAAGCGCGGCATTTATGTGATCCTCGATCTGCACGGCGCTGTGGGTGGGCAGACGCCCAATGACCACACCGGTTGTTCGGGCCAGAACAAGTACTGGAGCAGCAGCGAGTACCAAGACCGGACGAAATGGCTCTGGGAGCAGATCGCCACCCGCTACAAGGACGAGCCGGTGGTGGCCGCCTATGACCCGCTCAACGAGCCCTGGGGCTCGACGCCCGAGGACATGGCCGCACGTGTCACCGAGCTCTACCAATCCATCCGCAAGGTCGACAGCAAGCACATCGTCATGCTGCCCAGTCACTACGGCAATATCGAGGTCTACGGCGACCCGGCGGCCAAGGGCATGAGCAATGTGGCCTTCGAGCTGCACCCCTATCCCGGTCTCTTCGGAGACCGTCCCAACGATTCCGTCTACGACATCCACCGCGATTGGTTGCGCTGCGGCCCGCAAGGGCAGGGCGGCATCTGTGAGTGGAGCAAGAAGATCACGACGCTGAAAACGCCGCTGTTGATGGGGGAGTTCCAGCCCTGGCAGGGCGCAGGACTTGAACTGGGGGGCAAGCTGGGTCGTGCCACCTATGACAGCTATGCCGCCAAGGGCTTTGCCGCCACCAGTTGGTCCTACAAGATCGTCAGCGCCCAGGGCGGCCATGGCCGCGGCACCTGGGGCTTGGTGACCAATGCCGTGGACAGCAGCAAGGACAGTGGGCTGGGCCTGCTGGCCAAGGCCAGCAGCTGGGATTGCGCCGGCTGGAACAGCAGCCTGGCCAAGGCCTGCGCACGCAGCCCTGTGAGCATCAAGGTCGGCGGCAGCGGCGCCAAGACTTTTTACCTGGTCGTCAAGACCGGCGCGACCGGCAATGGCCGACCCGATGTCAGCTACGACAAGCTCAGCTTGGTGAACGAGGCCACGCAGACCGAAGTGTTGAGCAATGGAGGTTTCGGCAGCAGCCAAGGCTGGACCCCGCTCAAGATCAGCGGCAGCTTGAATCTGGATTTCAATGCCCGCGACGCAGGCCAGACCCCGACCGGCGGCGAGGGTGCCGTCTTGCGCGTCACTCGGCCGGCGGGCGTGAGCGGTGACATCAACGGTGCCATCGTTCAGGCGGTGACTCTGCAAGGCGGTCAAAGCTATCGATTCAGCGGCGTCTTCAAGGACAACGGCAGTGTCGAGACCTGGGCCGAGATCTACTTGCTGGCCCAGCCCCCGGTGGAGGGCAAGGATGTGCTCGAGCCCAGCCTGAAGCTGGACTTCAACACCGCCTCGCTGGCCGAGATCGAGACCTTGTTCAAGAGCTTTGGCAGCCAGGCCCTGGAGCCGCACCCTGGTTTGCTGCAGCAGCTCAAGGGCGCGGGCACCACGCTTTACACCTTGCCCGCACGTCCGACCGCGCTCAAGCTCAGCACCAGCGGTGCCGGCGTCAGTCTGAGCTGGGCGGCCAACACCGAGGCCGATCTCAGCGGCTACAAGGTCTATCGCAGCACCCAGCCGGGCGACAGCGCGAAGGCAGTGCTGCTGGCCGAAGGTTTGAAGACGCCGGCCTACCTCGACAGCACGGCCCAGCCTGGCCAGCGCTACTTCTACACCGTGACGGCGACCGACCACGAGGACGAAAGCTACCGGAGCGACGAGTTGGGCACCAAGAGCGAGGCCGTGGCCTTGCCGGCGCGGATTGAGGCCGAGGATTACACGGCCATGTCCGGCATCCAGCTGGAAGACTGCAACGATGTGGGCGGCGGCAAAAATGTGGGCCACTTCGAACCCGATCGTTTCATCGAGTTCAAGGTCTCGGTGGCCAGTGCGGCCAACTTTGTCATCGACTACCGCCTGGCGTCGGCCAATGGCAGCAGCGGCTTCGAAGTCTGGCTGGGCGAGAGCAAGCTGGACAGCCTGGCGGTGCCCAACACCGGTGGCTGGCAGACCTGGAAGACCTACAGCAGCCCGGCGATCCGCATCCCGGCTGGCACGCACAGCCTGCGCATCAAGTCGGTCGGCAAGGAATGGAACATCAACTACATCGAGGTGAAGGCCGCGAACTGA
- a CDS encoding glycoside hydrolase family 3 protein has translation MKSLVAADPAMEARIRAIVAGMSLAEKVGQMTQPEIKYITPEEAGRHHIGSVLNGGGAWPGNKREASVADWLALSQAYHEALMSSGARTPIPIIWGTDAVHGHGNVRGATLFPHNIGLGAAGDAALVEEIGAATARAVRATGIQWVFAPTLAVAQDARWGRTYESFSADPMVVARLGAASVRGLQGQLGDSSRVVATAKHFIGDGSTEFGRDQGHSQVSRAQMINVHGQGYYATLATGVQTVMASFHSWTDVGAKPASKDYGKMHGSHELLTVALKEKMGFDGLVVSDWNGISQVPGCRDSSCPQAIKAGIDMVMVPEDWRAFIQNTIAQVERGEIPMSRIDDAVTRILRVKMRAGLFETSPRQSAVAGKPEALLARDLARRAVRQTLVLLKNERGALPLAQGKRILVVGKSADNLANQAGGWSMTWQGTDTQNADFPASQSILSGIREVAGAATLSFSADGSGVDPSQFDAVIAVIGETPYAEGVGDISPSSTLQHSRRYPEDLAVLRAVSGRGVPVISVFLSGRTVYANDLLNLSDAFVAAWLPGSEGAGVADLLFKNAAGQVAHDFRAKLPFAWPSAPCVSAKSQPQFKPGYGLSYAKPGTVRQLPVSVRSGGCDVSKELLIFRQTGQGPYQMHVGSPSGAWPNRGLGSDLNAVLEAPAEQPAIRVSTTQINTQQDAKRLVWMGPATFHIGSNQQADLTVYPAPALVFDLLPEQAPQRPVRLRMECGPGCGGTLDLQRVISALPTGQRHSLKIPLACFAAQGADLSRIGAPFNLTADAPFAAAFAHIRVRAGAAQEPDALSCSQFSPAP, from the coding sequence GTGAAAAGCTTGGTCGCCGCCGACCCGGCCATGGAGGCGCGCATCCGGGCCATCGTCGCCGGCATGAGCCTGGCGGAGAAGGTCGGGCAGATGACCCAGCCCGAGATCAAGTACATCACGCCCGAGGAGGCGGGCCGTCATCACATCGGCTCGGTGCTCAATGGCGGCGGTGCCTGGCCGGGCAACAAGCGCGAGGCTTCGGTCGCCGATTGGCTCGCCTTGTCCCAGGCCTACCACGAGGCCTTGATGTCCAGCGGCGCACGCACCCCCATCCCCATCATCTGGGGCACGGATGCCGTGCACGGCCATGGCAATGTGCGTGGCGCCACCTTGTTCCCGCACAACATCGGCCTCGGTGCCGCGGGTGACGCGGCCCTGGTGGAAGAGATCGGGGCGGCCACGGCGCGCGCGGTGCGCGCCACCGGCATCCAGTGGGTGTTCGCGCCCACCCTGGCCGTGGCCCAGGATGCGCGTTGGGGGCGCACCTACGAGAGCTTTTCCGCGGATCCGATGGTGGTGGCGCGCCTCGGTGCCGCTTCGGTGCGCGGTCTGCAAGGCCAGCTCGGCGACAGCAGTCGGGTCGTGGCCACCGCCAAGCATTTCATCGGCGACGGCAGCACCGAGTTCGGCCGCGACCAGGGCCACAGCCAGGTCAGCCGCGCGCAGATGATCAATGTGCACGGCCAGGGCTACTACGCCACCCTGGCCACCGGCGTGCAAACAGTCATGGCCTCCTTCCACAGCTGGACCGATGTGGGCGCCAAGCCAGCCAGCAAGGACTACGGAAAGATGCATGGCAGCCATGAGTTGCTGACCGTGGCCTTGAAAGAGAAGATGGGCTTTGACGGCCTGGTCGTGTCCGACTGGAACGGCATCAGCCAGGTGCCAGGCTGCCGCGACAGCAGCTGCCCGCAGGCCATCAAGGCCGGCATCGACATGGTGATGGTGCCCGAGGACTGGCGCGCCTTCATCCAGAACACCATCGCCCAGGTCGAGCGCGGTGAGATCCCGATGTCGCGCATCGACGATGCCGTGACGCGCATCCTGCGCGTCAAGATGCGCGCTGGCCTGTTCGAGACCTCGCCGCGCCAGAGCGCGGTGGCTGGCAAGCCCGAGGCCTTGCTGGCCCGAGACCTGGCCCGCCGTGCGGTGCGCCAGACCCTGGTGCTGCTGAAGAACGAGCGCGGCGCGCTGCCGCTGGCCCAGGGCAAGCGCATCCTGGTGGTGGGCAAGAGCGCCGACAACCTGGCCAACCAGGCCGGTGGCTGGAGCATGACCTGGCAGGGCACGGACACGCAGAACGCCGATTTCCCGGCCTCGCAGTCCATTCTGTCTGGAATTCGTGAAGTGGCCGGTGCCGCCACGCTGAGCTTCAGTGCCGATGGCTCCGGTGTGGACCCGAGCCAGTTCGATGCCGTGATCGCCGTCATCGGCGAGACGCCTTACGCCGAAGGGGTGGGCGACATTTCGCCCTCCAGCACCTTGCAGCACAGCCGCCGCTACCCGGAAGACCTGGCGGTGCTGCGCGCCGTCAGCGGCCGCGGTGTGCCAGTGATCAGCGTCTTCCTGAGCGGCCGCACGGTCTACGCGAATGACTTGCTCAACCTGTCCGATGCCTTCGTCGCCGCCTGGTTGCCGGGCAGCGAAGGTGCGGGCGTGGCCGATCTGCTGTTCAAGAACGCGGCCGGCCAGGTGGCCCATGACTTCCGTGCCAAGCTGCCTTTTGCCTGGCCCTCGGCGCCTTGCGTCAGCGCCAAGAGCCAGCCCCAGTTCAAGCCAGGCTATGGCCTCAGCTATGCCAAGCCGGGCACCGTGCGCCAACTGCCGGTCAGCGTTCGCAGCGGTGGTTGCGATGTGTCCAAAGAGCTGCTGATCTTCCGCCAGACGGGGCAGGGCCCCTACCAGATGCATGTCGGCAGCCCCAGCGGCGCCTGGCCCAACCGCGGCCTCGGTTCCGACCTCAATGCCGTGCTGGAAGCCCCGGCCGAACAGCCCGCCATCCGTGTCTCGACCACCCAGATCAACACCCAGCAAGATGCCAAGCGCCTGGTCTGGATGGGCCCGGCCACCTTCCATATCGGCTCCAACCAGCAAGCCGATCTGACCGTCTACCCCGCACCCGCTCTGGTGTTTGACCTGCTGCCGGAGCAGGCGCCGCAGCGCCCCGTGCGCCTGCGCATGGAATGCGGCCCGGGCTGTGGCGGCACGCTGGATCTGCAGCGCGTGATCAGCGCCTTGCCTACTGGGCAGCGCCACAGCCTGAAGATCCCGCTCGCCTGCTTCGCCGCCCAAGGTGCGGATCTGAGCCGCATCGGCGCGCCCTTCAACCTGACGGCCGACGCTCCGTTTGCCGCCGCCTTCGCCCACATCCGCGTGCGTGCCGGCGCGGCCCAAGAGCCCGATGCTTTGAGCTGCAGCCAATTTTCTCCCGCTCCCTGA
- a CDS encoding GH1 family beta-glucosidase: MNFKIDPSHSGASVLRRDFPSDFRWGCSTSSYQIEGAAQEDGRGESIWDRFCSEPGRIRDGSSGAVACDHYHRWPEDLDMAKQLGVNAYRFSIAWPRLLPQGRGAVNEKGLDFYSRLVDGMLERGLQPWATLYHWDLPQALQEQGGWANRATVDAFLEYTELVTRRLGDRVKHWITHNEPYCTAFLGNFEGNHAPGLKDHKTALLVCHHLLLSHGRAVPLIKRLVPDANVGITLSLHPISPASDSVEDAAAAIRHDGLRNRWFLDPLHGRGYPEDVLALLGSDAPQLLSNDLREIATPTDFLGVNYYFPERIENAPGVAPIATRVVETHGVERTAFGWEVDPEGMVTLLTRIQRDYAPNCVYLTENGSTFEDELLPDGRVEDVQRRSYLQRHLAAAQRAMAAGVPLKGYFAWSLLDNFEWAEGYLRRFGLAYVDFETQQRTLKASGQWYAQFLQPGEADR; encoded by the coding sequence ATGAATTTCAAGATCGACCCCAGCCACAGCGGCGCCAGCGTTCTGCGCCGCGACTTTCCCAGCGATTTCCGCTGGGGCTGTTCCACCTCCTCTTATCAGATCGAAGGCGCGGCGCAGGAAGACGGCCGTGGCGAATCCATCTGGGACCGTTTCTGCAGCGAACCCGGCCGCATCCGCGACGGCAGCAGCGGCGCCGTCGCCTGTGACCACTACCACCGCTGGCCCGAAGACCTGGACATGGCAAAGCAGCTGGGCGTGAATGCCTACCGCTTCTCCATCGCCTGGCCGCGCCTGTTGCCGCAGGGCCGCGGTGCCGTCAATGAAAAGGGTTTGGATTTCTATTCCCGCCTGGTCGACGGCATGCTGGAGCGCGGCCTGCAACCCTGGGCCACGCTCTACCACTGGGACCTGCCGCAGGCCCTGCAGGAGCAGGGCGGTTGGGCCAACCGGGCCACGGTCGACGCCTTCCTTGAGTACACGGAACTGGTGACGCGCCGCTTGGGTGACCGGGTCAAGCACTGGATCACCCACAACGAACCCTATTGCACCGCCTTCCTCGGCAACTTCGAAGGCAACCATGCGCCGGGCCTGAAGGACCACAAGACCGCCTTGCTGGTCTGCCACCACCTGCTGCTCTCGCATGGCCGCGCCGTGCCGCTGATCAAGCGCCTGGTGCCCGATGCGAACGTGGGCATCACCCTGAGCCTGCACCCGATCTCGCCGGCCAGCGACAGCGTCGAGGATGCCGCGGCCGCGATCCGCCACGATGGCCTGCGCAATCGCTGGTTCCTGGACCCGCTGCATGGCCGCGGCTACCCCGAGGATGTGCTGGCCTTGCTGGGGTCGGATGCACCGCAGCTGCTCAGCAATGACCTGCGCGAGATCGCCACGCCTACCGATTTCCTGGGCGTCAATTACTACTTCCCTGAGCGGATCGAAAACGCCCCGGGCGTGGCGCCCATCGCCACCCGTGTGGTCGAGACGCACGGCGTGGAGCGCACCGCCTTCGGTTGGGAGGTGGACCCGGAAGGCATGGTCACCCTGCTGACCCGCATCCAGCGCGACTACGCGCCCAATTGTGTCTATCTGACCGAGAACGGCTCGACCTTCGAGGACGAACTGCTGCCCGATGGCCGTGTCGAGGATGTGCAGCGCCGCAGCTATCTGCAGCGCCATCTGGCAGCTGCCCAGCGCGCCATGGCGGCCGGCGTGCCGCTGAAGGGCTATTTCGCCTGGAGCCTGCTCGACAACTTCGAGTGGGCCGAGGGCTATCTGCGCCGCTTCGGCCTGGCCTACGTCGACTTTGAAACCCAGCAACGTACCCTGAAGGCCAGCGGCCAGTGGTATGCCCAGTTCCTGCAGCCTGGAGAGGCGGACCGATGA
- a CDS encoding ABC transporter substrate-binding protein — protein MAQAQTKPAATPAAAPLKAEVIHWWTSGGESAAVKALADAYSAAGGAWKDTAVALGEQARSVAINRIVGGNPPTAAQFNTSKQFLDVVDQGLLNHVDEAAAAGKWEQVLPETVLKVIKVKGHFYAAPVNIHMPAWIWTSKAAFKKAGITAEPKTMDELFAALDKLKAAGLIGLAHGGQPWQDNTVFAAVLSNVGGRELYLKVMRDRDPKAIMSPEFKNVLLSFKRLQSYVDKGSPGRNWNDATALLINGKAGVQFMGDWAKGEFALAKQEAGRDYGCIAGFGPNSPYIIQGDVLVFPKTNRPEAIKAQKLLATVATTPATQIAFSIKKGSIPARSDVDASQLDICGQQGVAIMKDKSRHLGNGEVYLTPDQNGAMQDIVTAYWNRSIPVEKVQKDLIAALNNN, from the coding sequence ATGGCTCAGGCGCAGACCAAACCGGCCGCCACGCCCGCTGCGGCACCGTTGAAGGCCGAAGTCATCCACTGGTGGACCTCGGGTGGCGAGTCGGCCGCCGTCAAGGCCCTGGCCGATGCCTACAGCGCCGCGGGCGGTGCCTGGAAGGACACGGCCGTGGCCCTGGGCGAGCAGGCGCGCTCGGTGGCCATCAACCGAATCGTTGGTGGCAACCCGCCGACGGCGGCCCAGTTCAACACCTCCAAGCAGTTCCTCGATGTGGTGGATCAGGGGCTCTTGAATCATGTGGATGAAGCGGCCGCCGCCGGCAAGTGGGAGCAGGTGCTGCCCGAGACCGTGCTCAAGGTCATCAAGGTCAAGGGCCACTTCTACGCCGCGCCGGTCAACATCCACATGCCGGCCTGGATCTGGACCTCCAAGGCCGCCTTCAAGAAGGCCGGCATCACGGCCGAGCCCAAGACCATGGACGAGCTCTTTGCCGCGCTCGACAAGCTCAAGGCCGCCGGCCTGATCGGCCTGGCCCATGGCGGCCAGCCCTGGCAGGACAACACGGTGTTTGCGGCCGTGCTCAGCAATGTCGGCGGCCGCGAGCTCTACCTCAAGGTCATGCGCGACCGCGACCCCAAGGCCATCATGTCGCCCGAGTTCAAGAATGTGCTGCTGAGCTTCAAGCGCCTGCAGAGCTATGTGGACAAGGGCTCGCCGGGCCGCAACTGGAACGACGCCACCGCCTTGCTGATCAATGGCAAGGCCGGTGTGCAGTTCATGGGCGACTGGGCCAAGGGCGAGTTCGCCCTGGCCAAGCAGGAGGCCGGGCGCGACTACGGCTGCATCGCCGGCTTCGGCCCCAACTCGCCCTACATCATCCAGGGCGATGTCCTGGTCTTCCCCAAGACCAACCGGCCCGAGGCCATCAAGGCCCAGAAGCTGCTGGCCACCGTGGCCACCACGCCGGCCACGCAGATTGCCTTCAGCATCAAGAAGGGCTCCATCCCGGCGCGCAGCGATGTCGATGCCAGCCAGCTCGACATCTGCGGCCAGCAGGGCGTGGCCATCATGAAGGACAAGTCGCGCCACCTGGGCAATGGCGAGGTCTACCTGACGCCGGATCAGAACGGTGCCATGCAGGACATCGTGACCGCCTACTGGAACCGCAGCATCCCGGTTGAGAAGGTGCAAAAAGACCTGATCGCCGCCCTCAACAACAACTGA